In Patescibacteria group bacterium, the following proteins share a genomic window:
- the trpS gene encoding tryptophan--tRNA ligase — MKIFSGIQPTGQIHIGNYLGAIKQWIDLQNDAEQSIFCIVDLHAITVPKDPEELQKNIISLAALYLAAGIDPKKSSLFVQSQRPEHSELAWILNCFTNIGELKRMTQFKDKGGDSDSVSAGLFDYPVLMAADILLYGTTHVPVGDDQKQHVELTRDIAIRFNSKFGQIFTIPEPLIKKTSARIMGLDNPEKKMSKSSSTPNNYISMFDTADIVKQKIMRAVTDSGSEVKSGTERPAITNLLNIYHEVTGKEISSIEGEFVGKGYKEFKESLTEVIIEYLRPIQEKYNKIISSESEIKELLNEGANKVWPIATETLGRVHKAVGLGI; from the coding sequence ATGAAGATCTTTTCTGGTATACAGCCAACAGGGCAAATACACATCGGAAATTATTTGGGTGCAATTAAACAATGGATTGATCTTCAAAATGATGCCGAGCAATCTATTTTTTGTATTGTTGATCTTCATGCCATAACTGTACCAAAAGACCCCGAGGAGCTTCAGAAAAATATCATATCTTTGGCTGCGCTTTATTTGGCAGCAGGAATTGATCCTAAAAAATCATCTCTATTTGTCCAGTCTCAAAGACCGGAACATTCCGAACTTGCCTGGATCTTGAATTGTTTTACAAATATTGGCGAACTTAAACGAATGACCCAATTTAAAGATAAAGGAGGCGATTCTGACTCGGTTTCTGCCGGTTTGTTCGATTACCCCGTCCTTATGGCGGCCGATATTCTTCTTTATGGGACAACCCATGTGCCTGTTGGTGATGATCAAAAACAGCATGTTGAGCTAACCCGTGACATTGCCATTCGATTCAATAGCAAATTTGGCCAAATATTTACTATACCTGAGCCACTAATTAAAAAAACATCCGCCCGAATTATGGGTCTTGATAACCCGGAAAAGAAAATGAGTAAATCATCTTCAACCCCAAACAACTATATCTCAATGTTTGACACAGCGGACATTGTCAAGCAAAAAATAATGCGCGCGGTTACCGATTCTGGATCGGAAGTTAAATCTGGAACAGAAAGGCCTGCGATCACCAATTTATTGAACATTTATCACGAGGTCACCGGAAAAGAAATTAGCTCAATCGAAGGGGAGTTTGTCGGCAAAGGGTACAAGGAATTCAAGGAATCTTTGACTGAAGTCATTATTGAATATTTGCGCCCAATACAGGAAAAATACAACAAAATAATATCAAGTGAATCTGAAATCAAGGAATTATTGAACGAAGGAGCCAATAAAGTTTGGCCTATTGCCACAGAAACCCTTGGAAGGGTGCATAAGGCTGTTGGATTGGGAATTTGA
- a CDS encoding prepilin-type N-terminal cleavage/methylation domain-containing protein, with product MSFKKRAFTLIEILIVIAIILLMAAAAIPAYQNFGARQEVVLKADEVKALLDRAYAYSQNPQQNQNCARIIFTQNPDGTSMNIQYGQINSTKEDCDLAPTSITDSKDIVDFTGMNVVFGTGSDLGFTYSYYPGNFKINNNLPSTSITIGSNRTTREQRVVVTAEPYSAKNNTIMQ from the coding sequence ATGAGTTTTAAAAAAAGAGCCTTTACATTAATTGAAATATTGATAGTGATTGCGATTATTTTGTTAATGGCTGCGGCAGCTATTCCGGCATATCAAAATTTTGGGGCCAGGCAGGAAGTCGTATTAAAGGCAGACGAGGTGAAAGCGCTGCTGGATCGCGCCTATGCATATTCACAAAATCCCCAACAAAACCAAAATTGTGCCAGGATTATATTTACTCAAAACCCCGATGGAACAAGTATGAATATTCAGTACGGGCAGATCAATAGCACAAAAGAGGATTGTGATCTTGCGCCTACTTCTATAACTGACTCCAAAGACATTGTAGACTTTACTGGAATGAATGTAGTTTTCGGTACCGGATCGGATTTGGGTTTTACATACTCTTATTACCCCGGAAATTTTAAAATCAATAATAATTTACCAAGTACAAGCATTACTATAGGTTCAAACAGAACAACGCGCGAACAACGGGTCGTAGTCACCGCAGAGCCTTATTCGGCAAAAAATAATACCATTATGCAATGA
- a CDS encoding DUF167 domain-containing protein — protein MKNVKNNTKIISVKVITNSKKPKILENDGIFKIWINEKPVEGKANKAVIRSIAEYFNTNPSAIRIVKGEKTAQKLIEIMI, from the coding sequence ATGAAAAATGTAAAAAATAACACTAAAATAATTTCAGTTAAAGTAATTACTAATTCAAAAAAACCGAAGATTCTCGAGAATGACGGCATTTTTAAAATTTGGATCAACGAAAAACCAGTTGAAGGCAAAGCGAATAAGGCGGTGATTAGATCGATTGCTGAATATTTCAACACTAATCCGTCCGCTATAAGGATCGTTAAAGGCGAGAAAACAGCCCAAAAGTTAATTGAAATAATGATTTAG
- a CDS encoding prepilin-type N-terminal cleavage/methylation domain-containing protein — translation MDRKRGFTLIELLVVIAIIGILATIIIISYNNAQAKARDNKRKVDLESIASALEMRYADKHRYSNTDHDTFASYVNDSADPRYWPKLGNWLSGYLSSLPQDPKVALSSYNGLESWNQSEIYSYGVILWPNQYCLTTRLETSSGNTAFYPVGGICGGYGPATTDPPNFSYNQQDHDNNKAYFIDKHTNR, via the coding sequence ATGGACAGAAAAAGAGGTTTCACATTAATTGAGTTATTGGTTGTTATTGCAATAATCGGAATTTTGGCAACAATAATTATCATTTCTTATAATAATGCACAAGCCAAAGCCAGAGATAATAAAAGAAAGGTCGATCTCGAGTCCATCGCCAGTGCGTTGGAAATGAGATATGCCGATAAGCATAGGTATTCCAACACAGATCATGATACCTTCGCCTCATATGTCAACGATTCTGCAGACCCTCGCTATTGGCCCAAGTTGGGCAATTGGCTTTCGGGCTATCTTAGTTCTCTACCGCAAGATCCAAAGGTTGCACTCAGCTCATACAATGGACTTGAATCGTGGAATCAAAGTGAGATTTATTCTTACGGGGTTATATTGTGGCCAAATCAGTATTGTTTGACTACCCGTCTTGAGACTTCTTCCGGAAACACCGCTTTTTACCCTGTGGGCGGGATTTGCGGGGGATATGGTCCCGCAACCACTGATCCGCCAAATTTTTCTTACAACCAACAAGATCATGACAATAACAAGGCCTATTTTATAGATAAACACACAAATAGATGA
- a CDS encoding prepilin-type N-terminal cleavage/methylation domain-containing protein, which yields MRRHLAKSRAFTLIELLVVVAIIGILATIIIISYTNAQAKARDNKRKADIQAIAAAIEAFHADRRVYPYDAVNVPAGQNWYRVRSCNSLSNPDGGPNTNRWSSGLNGLLNGYIPLPMAEDPKQKDNTQNHVTWHADPNEYFYTYLTSKYSYVLAAHLEIANDGNGRKFFSQTLRDTQGQAMALSASESLKDFSSAYTSPEYPEIFFVGSNLVSAP from the coding sequence ATGAGACGGCATTTAGCAAAATCAAGGGCATTTACATTAATTGAGCTGCTTGTCGTAGTTGCAATTATTGGGATTCTTGCAACAATTATTATCATTTCATATACCAATGCCCAGGCAAAAGCGCGGGACAACAAGAGAAAGGCTGATATTCAGGCAATTGCTGCGGCAATTGAAGCATTTCATGCCGATAGAAGGGTATATCCATATGATGCAGTAAATGTTCCAGCCGGCCAAAATTGGTATCGGGTAAGAAGCTGTAATTCATTGTCAAACCCGGATGGTGGACCCAATACTAATCGCTGGTCTAGCGGTCTCAATGGGCTTCTCAACGGATATATTCCCCTTCCTATGGCGGAAGATCCTAAACAAAAAGATAATACCCAAAACCATGTAACTTGGCATGCGGATCCGAATGAATATTTTTACACCTATCTTACATCGAAATATTCTTATGTATTAGCCGCTCACCTTGAAATCGCAAATGATGGGAATGGTAGGAAATTTTTCAGCCAAACACTCCGCGATACACAAGGGCAAGCGATGGCACTGTCCGCATCTGAATCGCTCAAAGATTTTTCCAGCGCCTATACATCACCGGAATATCCAGAAATATTTTTCGTCGGTTCAAATCTTGTTAGTGCGCCATGA
- a CDS encoding ribonuclease HI family protein codes for MPKIYINTDGGARGNPGPAGIGVVFYDENEVEIHSYKEFIGNTTNNQAEYRAILKALLILEKSKWLKNNNNPDSEVVCRLDSQLVVEQINGNYKVKNEGISILLDSLNKIKCKFHIKLIFTYVPREQNKRADRLVNEALDEKCKK; via the coding sequence ATGCCGAAGATCTATATAAATACCGACGGCGGGGCAAGAGGAAATCCGGGTCCGGCAGGCATCGGAGTGGTTTTTTATGATGAAAATGAAGTTGAAATCCATTCTTATAAAGAATTTATCGGCAATACTACCAATAATCAGGCTGAATATCGTGCGATTCTCAAAGCACTTCTAATTCTCGAGAAAAGCAAGTGGCTAAAAAACAACAACAATCCTGATTCAGAAGTTGTTTGCCGGCTAGATAGCCAGCTGGTAGTTGAACAAATCAACGGAAATTACAAGGTAAAAAATGAGGGCATAAGTATTCTTTTGGATTCGTTGAATAAGATCAAGTGCAAGTTTCACATAAAATTAATTTTTACATACGTGCCACGCGAACAAAACAAGAGGGCTGATAGGCTAGTAAATGAAGCACTCGATGAAAAATGTAAAAAATAA
- a CDS encoding prepilin-type N-terminal cleavage/methylation domain-containing protein — MTNSHKKGFTLIEILIASTIFAIIMIMATAVFSMTSSYNAKIRETRNSLSEARGTMMKISDDVRLSNGSVKITAGTTADVLVRDVFLVQTDQSGSFSTTSGNIVRPGGTNPDETINYNSNNYYSLGVLKKTDSKIILYRTLVTASGDHDLYRREYTISDEVSSNEWKGTINLNTNQNFREEIVNNEVSLNARFWGFMASSGIQQPFVRIGIFAQSKDYDNLLPNYRAQAEIKTSVESRDYNP, encoded by the coding sequence ATGACAAATTCACACAAAAAAGGTTTTACACTCATAGAAATACTGATTGCATCGACAATTTTTGCCATTATTATGATCATGGCAACAGCTGTTTTTTCTATGACTTCCTCATATAATGCAAAAATTAGGGAAACCAGAAATTCTCTGTCCGAGGCTAGGGGTACTATGATGAAAATTTCAGATGACGTGAGGCTTTCAAACGGCAGCGTAAAAATCACGGCGGGTACTACCGCAGATGTGCTTGTTAGGGATGTGTTTTTGGTCCAAACCGATCAGTCTGGCAGTTTTTCCACGACTTCTGGAAATATTGTTAGGCCAGGCGGAACAAACCCAGATGAGACAATCAACTACAATTCAAATAACTATTATTCTCTTGGAGTACTTAAAAAAACTGATAGTAAAATAATACTCTACAGAACGCTGGTGACTGCAAGTGGCGATCATGACCTTTATCGTCGCGAATATACGATTTCTGATGAAGTTTCTAGTAATGAATGGAAAGGCACGATAAATTTGAACACAAACCAAAATTTTAGAGAGGAAATAGTAAATAATGAAGTAAGCCTCAATGCCAGATTTTGGGGGTTTATGGCTTCGTCTGGAATTCAGCAGCCATTTGTAAGGATAGGGATCTTTGCACAATCAAAAGATTATGACAATTTACTGCCCAATTATCGTGCTCAGGCTGAAATCAAAACGAGTGTTGAGAGCCGAGACTATAACCCATAG